In Paenibacillus sp. FSL M7-0420, a single genomic region encodes these proteins:
- a CDS encoding FAD-dependent oxidoreductase, producing the protein MRKQATKRVFLFTVCLVLVLSLLSGCSGNNSAAPAASEQPSASPQASQPADTSAVPAGFKAGIYKAEAEGKDGKIQVEVTLDDHSVITGINVVSQNETAGIGVEAINKVKEEILSGQTLNIDAVSGASESSKAILTAVEDALKQAGGNVEAFKTKAVVKSGEGKTEQLSADVVVVGAGASGVSAAVSAADKGAKVILIEKTATIGGASNLSWAGKFYNSSAALSSGLKVEVEKEIADWIVNNHWRVDAAAIRQYVTKSGETYDWLTGKGYTTTFLNFAGEQLHMLPPYETRQELLRKMLAASVEKGGGQVITEATAQKLMTGANGEVTGVVAKKSDGTTLEITGASVVMATGGYAGNKEMVKEAFGFEGVNGGLGQNIGEGLKMSWEIGAKVPDNFGGQMLHQTLARATDKLKTEYEPFEASYPMMLSYLPTLMNVGPSGARFRDEAATLTAVAAANTSAFNGAYHLVIVSQAQLDALKSKGMKGIQAPKLPGMPPEFYASYTEKFTLDQPWKDADKVFESMVANGDGFKGNTLEELAKNAGMDPEVFAAEFKLYEEAAKTGTDTEFGKAKEYLIPMGSSGPYYAVIAEINNLCSVGGLLVNTKFQVLNDKRLPVKGLYAVGVESEGVLFNDTYVGNGVGLGYSFTSGRLGGEDAAAGALAKE; encoded by the coding sequence ATGCGTAAGCAAGCAACAAAACGAGTGTTCCTATTCACCGTATGTCTGGTATTGGTCCTGTCGCTCCTGAGCGGCTGTAGCGGTAATAATTCCGCCGCACCGGCAGCTTCCGAGCAGCCGTCCGCTTCGCCGCAGGCGTCACAGCCAGCGGATACAAGTGCTGTACCGGCAGGCTTCAAAGCCGGAATCTATAAAGCGGAAGCTGAAGGCAAGGACGGCAAGATTCAGGTTGAGGTGACGCTTGACGATCATTCGGTCATTACCGGAATCAATGTGGTCAGCCAGAACGAAACCGCCGGAATCGGGGTGGAGGCGATCAATAAGGTCAAGGAGGAGATTCTATCCGGCCAGACTCTGAATATTGATGCCGTCAGCGGTGCGTCCGAGTCCAGCAAGGCGATTCTGACCGCTGTGGAGGATGCGCTTAAGCAGGCGGGCGGCAATGTGGAGGCTTTTAAAACAAAGGCTGTAGTGAAATCGGGAGAAGGCAAGACCGAGCAGCTGTCCGCAGATGTGGTCGTGGTTGGAGCAGGTGCCTCTGGAGTATCGGCAGCGGTATCGGCAGCGGATAAGGGCGCGAAGGTGATCCTGATCGAGAAAACAGCGACGATCGGCGGCGCGAGCAACCTGTCCTGGGCGGGCAAATTCTACAACTCCTCGGCCGCGCTAAGCAGCGGGCTGAAAGTAGAAGTTGAGAAGGAGATTGCCGACTGGATCGTGAACAATCACTGGCGCGTGGATGCGGCGGCAATCCGCCAATACGTTACGAAGTCGGGCGAGACCTATGACTGGCTGACCGGCAAGGGCTACACCACCACCTTCCTGAACTTCGCCGGGGAACAGCTTCATATGCTGCCTCCTTATGAGACACGCCAGGAGCTGCTGCGCAAGATGCTTGCAGCATCCGTAGAGAAGGGCGGCGGACAGGTGATCACGGAGGCCACCGCGCAGAAGCTGATGACTGGCGCTAATGGAGAGGTGACCGGAGTCGTTGCCAAGAAGTCTGACGGAACCACCCTGGAGATTACAGGGGCAAGCGTTGTGATGGCTACCGGAGGATATGCCGGGAATAAAGAGATGGTTAAGGAAGCCTTTGGCTTCGAAGGCGTGAACGGCGGTCTTGGGCAGAACATCGGTGAAGGGCTGAAGATGTCCTGGGAGATCGGCGCGAAGGTGCCGGACAACTTCGGCGGGCAGATGCTTCACCAGACGCTGGCCAGAGCTACAGATAAGCTGAAGACGGAGTATGAGCCGTTTGAAGCCAGCTATCCGATGATGCTGTCTTACCTGCCAACCCTGATGAATGTAGGCCCTTCGGGCGCGAGATTCAGAGATGAGGCGGCGACGCTGACGGCGGTTGCAGCGGCGAATACCAGTGCTTTTAACGGAGCTTATCATCTGGTTATTGTCTCGCAGGCGCAGCTGGATGCCCTGAAGTCCAAGGGGATGAAGGGGATTCAGGCACCTAAGCTGCCGGGCATGCCGCCGGAATTCTATGCCTCCTATACAGAGAAGTTCACGCTCGACCAGCCTTGGAAGGATGCCGACAAAGTCTTCGAATCCATGGTAGCGAACGGCGACGGCTTCAAGGGCAATACACTTGAGGAGCTGGCGAAGAATGCAGGGATGGACCCTGAAGTATTTGCCGCTGAGTTCAAGCTCTATGAGGAAGCAGCGAAGACGGGCACCGATACGGAGTTCGGCAAGGCGAAGGAATATCTGATTCCTATGGGCAGCAGCGGGCCGTATTACGCCGTTATTGCCGAGATCAACAACCTCTGTTCAGTAGGCGGTCTGCTGGTCAATACCAAGTTCCAGGTGCTGAATGATAAGCGTCTGCCGGTCAAAGGACTGTATGCTGTGGGCGTGGAGTCTGAAGGGGTGTTATTTAATGATACCTATGTAGGCAACGGCGTTGGACTGGGATACTCCTTCACCTCCGGGCGGCTTGGCGGCGAGGATGCAGCTGCGGGCGCATTGGCTAAGGAATAG
- a CDS encoding MerR family transcriptional regulator: MKYSIGEFASILGVTADTLRLYEKHDIVRPMKDHHNNYRYFNDLDARNLLTSRWYRSMQIPLQDVAGLIKDAPCEQVVESIAAAGMQLEEEIRRSTLLLGKIQEIQAELAQVSASLYTCKMKQVPRMYRIQQTNKNHLLQKEELKDTVQAWMELLPFTFYSFRVEHKAGEYVCGPGDLEYSWGLGLLAEDQVKLGVCLNDSVEVLEPATCISAVIVSGQEDYLERDAFGFMLEYVEARNYKISGDISGKILFTERTGNGSKTYLEINIPVEPEEASPLL; encoded by the coding sequence ATGAAGTATTCAATCGGTGAATTTGCATCCATTCTGGGAGTGACGGCAGATACACTGCGGTTATATGAGAAACATGATATTGTCCGGCCAATGAAGGATCATCATAATAATTACAGGTATTTCAACGATCTGGATGCGCGGAATCTATTGACGAGCAGATGGTACCGGAGCATGCAGATCCCGCTTCAGGATGTAGCCGGGCTGATCAAGGACGCGCCGTGTGAGCAAGTGGTGGAGTCGATTGCCGCTGCGGGTATGCAGCTGGAGGAGGAGATCCGGCGCAGCACGCTGCTGCTCGGCAAGATTCAGGAGATTCAGGCGGAGCTGGCGCAGGTCAGCGCATCCCTGTATACGTGCAAGATGAAGCAGGTGCCGCGCATGTACCGGATTCAGCAGACGAACAAGAATCATTTGCTGCAAAAGGAGGAGCTCAAAGACACGGTTCAGGCGTGGATGGAGCTGCTGCCGTTCACCTTTTATTCCTTCCGGGTTGAGCATAAGGCGGGCGAATACGTCTGTGGACCAGGGGATCTGGAGTATAGCTGGGGACTTGGCCTGCTTGCGGAGGATCAGGTGAAGCTCGGGGTCTGCCTGAATGACAGTGTGGAGGTTCTGGAGCCGGCTACCTGCATCTCTGCCGTCATTGTCAGCGGCCAGGAGGATTACCTGGAGCGGGATGCCTTCGGATTCATGCTGGAATATGTGGAGGCAAGGAATTATAAGATTAGCGGGGATATCAGCGGTAAAATTCTATTCACTGAGCGCACGGGTAACGGCAGCAAAACGTATCTGGAGATTAATATTCCGGTTGAACCGGAGGAAGCGTCTCCCCTACTTTGA
- a CDS encoding UvrB/UvrC motif-containing protein, with protein MDYVTPLLPEDREELFLSQVTAAWSILERYGRNSRTEAAAMPAKLTDKVADLPLTPGVYLMKDGLGHVIYVGKAKQLRKRVQSYFYNNKGHSPKVKQLVKHIRDLDYRLTDTELEAFMLECQLIKEIKPMYNRKMKNPLAYSYISIVDKAPYRQIEIGYEPSTEAGGLVYGPYTSRSTVERAVLGIKESQRILCSSPHSRSSRCLNHSLGLCIGMCGGGEAAVAQYEAVIEEIICLLEGRDSVIVTGLEARMEEAALRFDFETAAKFRDYLGAVHSLLQKEQVIEFTGANKNIIVLEPVDAQSHKLILIKGSVILYRTLLATEALNEGLLTGRIAASAREVFHSSSQTAATEEMSRHKIDEAQIIYSYLKNSSSHYLLVPPEWLENEEVTGLEEGIAELVQSSVLGT; from the coding sequence GTGGATTATGTCACACCGCTTCTGCCGGAGGACCGGGAGGAGCTTTTCCTGTCGCAGGTGACGGCGGCATGGTCTATACTTGAAAGATACGGAAGAAACTCACGAACGGAGGCGGCTGCCATGCCCGCAAAGCTAACAGACAAGGTCGCTGACCTGCCCTTGACGCCTGGCGTATATCTAATGAAGGACGGCCTGGGTCATGTGATTTATGTCGGTAAGGCGAAGCAGCTAAGGAAGCGGGTCCAGTCTTATTTTTATAATAATAAGGGACATTCGCCCAAGGTGAAGCAGCTCGTTAAGCATATCCGCGATCTGGACTACCGGTTGACCGATACAGAGCTGGAGGCCTTCATGCTGGAATGCCAGCTGATCAAAGAGATCAAGCCGATGTATAACCGCAAAATGAAAAATCCGCTCGCCTACAGCTATATTTCCATCGTGGACAAAGCGCCTTACCGGCAGATTGAGATCGGCTATGAGCCAAGTACAGAGGCGGGCGGCCTCGTCTACGGCCCTTATACCAGCCGGAGTACGGTGGAGAGAGCGGTGCTGGGCATCAAAGAATCGCAGCGCATTCTGTGCAGCAGCCCCCATTCCCGCAGCTCCCGCTGCCTGAACCATTCGCTGGGCCTATGCATCGGCATGTGCGGAGGCGGGGAGGCAGCTGTGGCACAGTATGAAGCCGTTATAGAAGAGATCATTTGCCTGCTGGAAGGCAGAGACAGCGTAATTGTAACCGGACTGGAAGCCCGGATGGAGGAAGCTGCGCTGCGGTTCGACTTCGAGACCGCTGCCAAGTTCCGCGATTATCTGGGGGCGGTTCACTCGCTGCTGCAGAAGGAGCAAGTGATCGAATTCACCGGAGCAAACAAGAATATTATCGTGCTGGAGCCGGTGGACGCGCAGTCCCATAAGCTGATCCTCATCAAGGGCAGCGTGATCCTCTACCGCACCCTGCTGGCAACGGAAGCCCTGAACGAAGGGCTGCTCACCGGGAGGATCGCTGCATCCGCCCGTGAGGTCTTCCACAGCAGCAGCCAGACCGCCGCTACGGAAGAGATGAGCCGCCACAAGATCGACGAGGCACAGATCATCTACAGCTACCTCAAGAACAGCTCCAGCCATTATCTTCTCGTCCCGCCGGAGTGGCTGGAGAATGAGGAGGTGACAGGGTTAGAGGAAGGGATAGCGGAACTGGTTCAGTCTTCTGTCTTGGGTACATAG
- a CDS encoding sigma factor-like helix-turn-helix DNA-binding protein, giving the protein MEQQIIQRYRREVYRIGWRLQYRSKKIYRNECGFLDINPIQKDEAEDIINRLSIEQLLDTLPAKGKMILQKLYLQELTEAEVAAQLHMSQQGVNKWKRRMIQQLSQTVNL; this is encoded by the coding sequence ATGGAGCAGCAAATAATACAACGCTATCGCCGGGAAGTGTATCGGATTGGCTGGCGCTTGCAATATCGGAGCAAAAAAATCTATCGCAATGAGTGTGGCTTTTTGGATATCAACCCTATTCAGAAGGATGAAGCAGAGGACATAATTAACCGGTTATCCATAGAGCAATTGTTGGACACGCTGCCGGCCAAAGGAAAGATGATCTTGCAAAAGCTGTACTTGCAAGAGTTGACAGAAGCCGAGGTCGCTGCGCAGCTGCACATGAGTCAACAGGGGGTTAACAAATGGAAACGAAGAATGATACAGCAGCTATCACAGACTGTGAATTTGTAG
- a CDS encoding copper amine oxidase N-terminal domain-containing protein — protein sequence MLKRSFVGCLAASLLIAGSAISAGTASAASTAIKISINGLYANTDVAPYITSGTTMVPLQLAQKIPGSSIQWNNASKTVTITRDGATTTLVAGQKTAKVGNKEVKLEAASTLKQGRVIVPLRFIAESTGAYVLWNPKQRMVFVAQSGEELKEQLASSSLAEARSAALKFPMVSSLKALKFIPSEVGGNQNYYFPEGRADQFFLTGGNSISYYEVSGNHSEEKWTATFKSDSGSSGLFFLPRKITDQDGVLPKITSRVFFFHFKGHVGQSDYGFVETNGEVTTLGTKEMNLNQFFDIPEENKS from the coding sequence ATGTTAAAAAGATCATTTGTTGGGTGTCTCGCTGCGTCCCTGCTGATCGCGGGAAGCGCCATATCTGCAGGAACGGCTTCCGCAGCTTCTACAGCAATCAAAATTAGTATCAACGGCCTTTACGCAAATACGGATGTAGCCCCTTATATCACTAGTGGTACGACTATGGTGCCCTTGCAATTAGCCCAAAAAATACCTGGCAGCTCGATACAATGGAATAACGCATCCAAGACCGTCACCATTACCCGGGACGGGGCAACCACCACCTTGGTAGCGGGCCAAAAAACAGCAAAGGTCGGGAATAAAGAAGTGAAGCTGGAAGCGGCCTCGACCCTTAAACAAGGGCGTGTGATTGTACCGTTACGCTTTATCGCAGAATCCACGGGGGCATATGTCCTGTGGAATCCTAAACAACGAATGGTATTCGTCGCACAATCCGGTGAAGAGCTGAAGGAACAATTGGCTTCGTCCAGCCTGGCTGAAGCTCGGAGTGCAGCGCTGAAATTTCCAATGGTGAGTTCATTAAAGGCCTTGAAATTTATCCCTAGTGAAGTTGGAGGAAATCAAAATTATTATTTCCCGGAAGGAAGAGCAGATCAATTTTTCTTGACTGGGGGTAATAGCATTTCATACTACGAAGTTTCGGGGAACCATAGCGAAGAAAAATGGACAGCCACCTTTAAATCAGATTCAGGTTCAAGTGGCCTGTTCTTTTTGCCCCGAAAAATCACCGACCAGGATGGCGTACTTCCAAAAATCACGAGTCGTGTCTTCTTTTTCCACTTCAAGGGGCATGTCGGACAATCGGATTATGGATTCGTTGAGACTAACGGTGAGGTCACTACCCTGGGGACAAAGGAAATGAATCTGAATCAGTTCTTCGACATTCCGGAAGAAAACAAGTCCTAA
- a CDS encoding ABC transporter ATP-binding protein: MNKAHVFGAEQLIAGYENKTIIHGIDLVIPDHQISVIIGANGCGKSTLLKTMARLIKHTAGQVTLDGKPISQIPAKALARVIGLLPQSPIVPEGISVADLVGRGRFPHQSLLGGWSRKDYEAVAEAMEIMNITEFANRNIDELSGGQQQRVWIAMALAQQTDILFLDEPTTFLDITYQVEILDLLTDLNRKHGTTIVMVLHDINLSARYADHIFALHSGRLVAEGSPAEVITSLRVKEIFGLDSTVIPDPVSGSPLVVPRGRYHNN; the protein is encoded by the coding sequence ATGAACAAGGCACATGTGTTTGGAGCTGAGCAGTTGATAGCGGGCTATGAGAATAAGACGATTATTCATGGGATAGACCTGGTGATCCCGGATCATCAGATCAGCGTCATTATCGGCGCGAACGGCTGCGGGAAATCCACCCTGCTCAAAACCATGGCCAGGCTGATCAAGCATACCGCAGGCCAGGTGACGCTGGACGGCAAGCCGATCTCGCAGATTCCGGCCAAAGCGCTGGCCCGGGTCATCGGGCTGCTGCCGCAATCCCCGATTGTGCCGGAAGGAATATCGGTTGCCGATCTGGTGGGACGCGGCAGATTCCCGCACCAGTCCTTGCTTGGGGGCTGGTCCCGGAAGGATTACGAAGCCGTGGCCGAAGCGATGGAGATTATGAATATCACAGAGTTCGCTAACCGTAATATCGATGAGCTCTCAGGCGGCCAGCAGCAGCGGGTCTGGATTGCGATGGCCCTGGCCCAGCAGACCGATATCCTGTTCCTGGATGAGCCGACCACCTTCCTGGATATCACCTACCAGGTGGAGATTCTGGACCTGCTCACCGATCTGAACCGCAAGCACGGAACCACCATTGTGATGGTCCTGCATGATATCAACCTGTCCGCCCGGTATGCCGACCATATCTTTGCGCTGCATTCCGGTCGGCTGGTTGCCGAGGGCTCGCCCGCAGAGGTCATCACAAGCCTGCGGGTTAAAGAGATCTTCGGACTGGATAGCACAGTCATTCCTGACCCGGTCTCCGGTTCCCCGCTGGTCGTGCCTAGAGGGCGGTATCATAACAACTAA
- a CDS encoding FecCD family ABC transporter permease, which yields MRNETIEFIMAGRRQRHRRGLIVTSLLAVLAVGLCCAMLLLGNTVYPIADVLRALSGEELKGVSFAVNVIRLPRMLAGLFAGFAFGIAGYTFQTMLRNPLANPNVIGITSGSSAAAVYCIVILQASGAVVSVASVIAGLATVLLIYVLSRGRTFSIGRLILIGIGLQAMLDAVISYLLLIGSEKDIPSAVRWLTGSLNGSQMRELPPLVIIVLICSPIIILLGKHLSILELGEQSATSLGVRTDRTRIALIVSSVFMVAIATATTGPIAFVSFLSGPIAKRLVGTGASSIIPAGLVGVNLVLASDLIGQFAFEYRFPVGIITGLLGAPYLIFLLIRMNRKGEL from the coding sequence ATGAGAAATGAAACGATTGAATTTATTATGGCGGGCAGACGTCAGCGACACCGCCGCGGCCTGATTGTTACCAGCCTGCTTGCAGTACTTGCCGTAGGGCTCTGCTGCGCCATGCTGCTGCTCGGCAATACCGTCTATCCGATTGCCGATGTGCTGCGCGCACTCTCCGGGGAAGAGCTGAAGGGCGTCTCCTTCGCCGTGAATGTGATCCGGCTGCCGAGGATGCTGGCGGGTCTTTTTGCCGGATTCGCCTTCGGGATTGCCGGGTACACCTTCCAGACGATGCTGCGCAATCCGCTGGCGAACCCGAATGTGATTGGCATTACCTCAGGATCTAGTGCGGCAGCGGTATACTGCATCGTGATCCTTCAAGCCAGCGGAGCTGTAGTCTCTGTTGCTTCGGTAATCGCTGGCCTTGCCACCGTGCTGCTGATCTATGTGCTCTCCAGGGGAAGAACCTTCTCCATCGGGCGGTTAATTCTGATCGGGATTGGTCTTCAGGCGATGCTGGATGCCGTGATCTCCTACCTGCTGCTGATCGGCTCCGAGAAGGACATCCCTTCAGCGGTCCGCTGGCTGACCGGCAGTCTCAACGGCTCACAGATGCGCGAGCTTCCGCCGCTGGTGATCATCGTGCTGATCTGTTCGCCTATCATCATCCTGCTGGGCAAGCATCTGAGTATTCTGGAGCTGGGGGAGCAGTCGGCTACCTCGCTTGGAGTCCGCACAGACCGGACCCGAATTGCACTGATTGTCAGCTCTGTCTTCATGGTGGCGATTGCTACGGCTACTACTGGACCTATTGCGTTTGTCTCCTTCCTGTCAGGGCCGATTGCCAAAAGACTGGTAGGTACAGGTGCCTCCAGCATCATACCCGCAGGTCTGGTCGGTGTGAATCTGGTCCTGGCGTCTGATCTGATTGGACAATTTGCTTTTGAGTACAGATTCCCTGTAGGCATCATTACCGGATTACTCGGAGCGCCTTACCTGATCTTCCTGTTAATCCGCATGAATCGAAAGGGAGAATTATAA
- a CDS encoding FecCD family ABC transporter permease, with translation MMSSPVSDNNKLKLHMPKNFILVLMSCMVLLVLCIIASLVLGARHVGWNELIDGLFRPEVDSYGANVVRKRISRTVFSLMCGGALGVSGALMQAVTRNPIADPSILGVNTGASLFVVCGIAFLNISTAGQYIWLALAGAAITAVFVFGIGSMGRGGATPIKLVLAGAAISAALSSLVTAIMIPRAYVMDQFRFWQVGSVGAGTWSGITTFIPFLMIGMLIAFLTAPALNALALGDDVATGLGVRTGTLRLIAALAGVLLCGAVTALAGPIGFIGLLSTHVIRLILGSDLRFVIPMSAVTGAIILTISDVGGRLIGSPGELEVGVVTAFVGAPILILLAMKSKVRSL, from the coding sequence ATGATGAGTTCACCGGTCTCGGACAACAATAAGCTAAAATTGCATATGCCGAAGAATTTCATCCTGGTGCTGATGAGCTGCATGGTCCTGCTGGTCCTGTGCATCATTGCGTCACTTGTACTGGGAGCCCGTCATGTAGGCTGGAATGAGCTGATTGACGGGCTTTTCCGTCCAGAGGTGGACAGCTATGGGGCAAATGTGGTGCGCAAGCGGATCTCCCGGACGGTGTTCAGCCTGATGTGCGGCGGGGCGCTAGGTGTATCGGGAGCCTTAATGCAGGCGGTGACCCGCAACCCGATTGCCGATCCCAGCATCCTTGGGGTGAACACGGGAGCCTCCTTGTTCGTGGTCTGCGGAATTGCTTTCCTGAACATAAGCACTGCGGGCCAATATATATGGTTAGCCTTAGCCGGAGCTGCAATTACAGCGGTCTTCGTATTCGGAATCGGCTCGATGGGGCGTGGCGGAGCCACGCCCATTAAGCTCGTTCTGGCGGGTGCTGCGATCAGCGCAGCTCTGTCCTCTCTGGTCACTGCCATCATGATTCCGCGCGCTTACGTCATGGACCAGTTCCGGTTCTGGCAGGTGGGCAGCGTGGGTGCGGGGACCTGGAGCGGCATTACAACCTTCATTCCGTTCCTGATGATCGGCATGCTGATTGCCTTCCTTACAGCTCCGGCCCTGAATGCGCTGGCCCTGGGCGATGATGTGGCGACAGGCCTCGGGGTCCGCACAGGGACACTGCGGCTTATCGCCGCGCTGGCAGGGGTATTGTTATGCGGAGCTGTGACGGCCCTGGCCGGGCCTATCGGGTTCATCGGCCTTTTGTCCACTCATGTGATCCGTCTGATCCTCGGTTCGGACCTGCGGTTCGTGATCCCGATGTCAGCGGTCACCGGGGCGATTATTCTGACAATCTCCGATGTAGGCGGGCGGCTGATCGGCAGCCCCGGAGAGCTTGAAGTCGGTGTAGTTACAGCCTTCGTAGGGGCACCGATCCTGATTCTATTAGCGATGAAGTCGAAAGTGCGATCCTTATGA
- a CDS encoding iron-siderophore ABC transporter substrate-binding protein, which yields MNRTKKFSFKTLFIPLALTIVLAGCSSNQPNSAASPSPAPAAAATSEAASTEAPAAQDAVTYPITIKHALGEAVIKSKPERVVTVQWANHDVALALGVVPVGFSAANFGVQDGSGLLPWTADKLKELNVTDPNVFQDTDGLDFEAISDADPDVILAAYSGLTKEDYETLSQIAPVVAYPTAAWATTWREQVLLNAEGMGMKPEGEQLIKDTEALVKDKLSKYPQIAGKKVVWVNFSAEDLSKLHIYTPVDSRVAFLYELGMIYPESITKQITDPTSYSLSLSSENVEALYDADLIVGYGNAELLKTLQADSLIGKIPAIERGSVAFIDSDTPLVAAGTPNPLSIAYTIDEYLALIGGAIDKIK from the coding sequence ATGAACCGTACCAAAAAGTTCTCTTTCAAGACATTATTCATTCCATTAGCGCTAACTATAGTGCTGGCAGGCTGCTCGTCCAACCAGCCGAATTCAGCAGCTTCACCTTCCCCTGCACCGGCAGCAGCTGCAACCAGCGAAGCGGCAAGCACAGAAGCACCAGCGGCGCAGGATGCTGTGACCTATCCGATTACCATCAAGCATGCGCTTGGTGAAGCTGTAATTAAGAGCAAGCCGGAACGCGTAGTTACTGTGCAGTGGGCTAACCATGATGTGGCTCTGGCCTTGGGCGTTGTCCCTGTAGGCTTCTCGGCTGCGAACTTCGGCGTGCAGGATGGCAGCGGACTGCTGCCTTGGACTGCAGATAAGCTCAAGGAGCTGAATGTAACCGATCCGAATGTATTCCAGGATACCGATGGTCTTGATTTCGAGGCGATCTCAGACGCCGATCCTGATGTTATTCTGGCTGCGTACTCTGGCCTAACGAAGGAAGACTATGAGACACTGAGCCAGATCGCTCCAGTGGTAGCTTACCCGACAGCTGCTTGGGCTACAACATGGCGTGAGCAGGTGCTGCTGAACGCAGAAGGCATGGGCATGAAGCCTGAAGGCGAGCAGCTCATCAAGGACACCGAAGCCCTGGTTAAGGACAAGCTGAGCAAATATCCGCAGATTGCCGGCAAAAAAGTAGTCTGGGTCAATTTCTCCGCTGAGGATTTGTCGAAACTGCATATTTATACACCTGTGGACTCCCGGGTCGCATTCCTGTATGAGCTGGGGATGATCTATCCCGAGAGCATTACCAAACAGATTACAGACCCTACCAGCTATTCGCTCAGCTTAAGCTCCGAGAATGTGGAAGCCCTGTATGATGCAGATCTGATCGTAGGTTATGGAAATGCCGAATTGCTTAAGACGCTTCAGGCAGATTCACTGATCGGCAAAATCCCGGCCATTGAACGGGGATCGGTAGCTTTTATCGACAGTGATACTCCGCTGGTTGCTGCCGGAACACCGAATCCGCTGTCCATTGCGTACACCATTGATGAATACCTTGCCTTAATTGGGGGAGCTATTGATAAAATAAAATGA